One genomic window of Methanosarcina acetivorans C2A includes the following:
- a CDS encoding transcriptional regulator produces the protein MIVVADNGLISEENDFKMGEVEYEMVELLRRLNINRPVALTLACLSKGDEISSQRIEMVSGLRQPEVSIAMRYLRENEWVDMREEKKNHGKGRPVKLYKLTVQMETIIDTIEENVIAESKTILQNIERLKSLS, from the coding sequence ATGATAGTTGTGGCAGATAATGGGCTAATATCAGAAGAAAATGATTTTAAAATGGGAGAGGTTGAATACGAAATGGTTGAGCTTTTGAGGAGGCTTAATATAAACAGACCCGTAGCCTTAACTCTTGCGTGCCTCTCAAAAGGAGACGAGATCTCTTCCCAGCGTATAGAAATGGTATCAGGGCTGAGACAACCGGAAGTCAGCATTGCAATGCGCTACCTGCGTGAGAATGAATGGGTAGATATGAGGGAAGAAAAGAAAAACCACGGTAAAGGCAGACCGGTCAAGCTCTACAAACTGACGGTCCAGATGGAAACAATTATTGACACAATAGAAGAAAACGTCATCGCTGAGAGCAAGACCATACTTCAGAACATAGAACGTCTCAAGAGCCTTTCCTGA
- the hdrB gene encoding ferredoxin:CoB-CoM heterodisulfide reductase subunit HdrB → MKAIESIPDRKLLLFKSCMVGQEYPGIETATSYVFDRLGVDYCINDEQSCCTGIGHYTDVFEGLTTAAIAARNFAVARKCGYPNITCLCSTCYAINKDACELLNTNDGVREKVNSIFREKGFDDLVYEKDSMNPRTNIYHAVEVLLSKVEKIREEIKFDFPGVKAASHHACHYYKVKYLDVIGNPENPQLIDTIAEACGASPVRWYEDRTLTCGMGFSQLHLNKSTSLQVTKTKLDSLQRAGVELMIHMCPNCHIQYDRYQPVIEKEFGVEYDMVHMNIAQFVALSMGADPYKVCGFQTHSVPLEGFLEKTGII, encoded by the coding sequence TTGAAAGCGATAGAGAGTATACCGGACAGGAAGCTCTTACTGTTTAAGAGCTGCATGGTCGGGCAGGAATACCCCGGAATCGAAACAGCCACCAGTTACGTGTTTGACCGGCTTGGGGTAGATTACTGCATAAACGACGAGCAGTCCTGCTGTACAGGAATAGGCCACTATACCGATGTCTTTGAAGGGCTCACAACAGCCGCCATTGCAGCCCGGAACTTTGCCGTCGCCAGAAAGTGCGGGTACCCGAACATTACCTGCCTCTGTTCAACCTGTTATGCCATAAACAAGGACGCATGCGAACTCCTTAACACCAACGATGGGGTCCGGGAAAAAGTCAACTCCATCTTCCGGGAAAAAGGCTTTGATGACCTTGTCTATGAAAAGGACTCCATGAACCCCAGAACCAATATCTATCACGCAGTCGAGGTCCTCCTGAGCAAAGTCGAAAAGATCCGGGAAGAGATAAAGTTCGATTTCCCCGGCGTTAAAGCAGCCTCTCATCACGCCTGCCACTATTATAAAGTCAAATACCTTGACGTAATCGGAAACCCCGAAAACCCCCAGCTTATAGACACGATAGCCGAAGCCTGCGGGGCATCCCCTGTGCGCTGGTACGAAGATCGAACCCTCACCTGCGGAATGGGCTTTTCCCAGCTCCACCTCAATAAAAGCACCTCTCTCCAGGTTACCAAAACAAAACTTGACAGCCTCCAGAGAGCCGGTGTGGAGCTAATGATCCATATGTGCCCGAACTGCCATATCCAGTACGACCGCTACCAGCCCGTTATCGAAAAAGAGTTCGGGGTTGAGTACGACATGGTGCACATGAACATTGCCCAGTTCGTAGCCCTCTCAATGGGAGCAGACCCCTACAAAGTATGCGGTTTCCAGACTCACTCCGTGCCTCTGGAAGGATTTCTTGAAAAGACCGGAATAATATAA
- a CDS encoding PGF-pre-PGF domain-containing protein — MKRELSSLFILILSLQVFSGSAAAAIIYVDSDGSGNYATVQAALDNAVDGDTIIVRPGNYNEDLAVDVSVTLNGSSGYPTVGKIEVNRQSQISGLTITGGVRFEQAGMSCIIRNNKFDECGVSIGNNYAYGNQTIIDNLFTDSPTGVFTYDSIYNKITGNTFQNCHTGIELTYGGGLHVVKDNTFQDCDVGVRLIDDSATIYNNYFSSDINLELEDDGDARLNTTKTTGTNIIDGPYIGGNFWGSPSGDGFSQIHLDTNGDGIAEEEYQVDEGVIDYLPLVTPRTEPEPVLPVANFQANTTRGHAPLSVLFTDLSENADSWNWDFDNNGQPDSTVQNPIYVYEVPGAYTVNLTVSNANGTDTETAVITVLEEELPVLPVANFTLNKTSGYYPLTVLFTDTSQNATSRSWDVNGDGVEDSNETSFAYIYNSKGTYEAKLTVSNANGTDTETAVITVLEEEIPILPVANFTLNKTSGYYPLAVLFTDLSENATSRIWDVNGDGVEDSDETSFAYIYNSRGTYEAKLTVSNANGTDTETAVITVLEEELPVLPVANFTLNKTSGYYPLTVLFTDLSENADSWSWDFDNNGQPDSTVQNPIYVYEVPGAYTVNLTVSNANGTDTETAVITVLDEEIPILPVANFTLNKTSGYYPLTVLFTDTSQNATSRSWDVNGDGVEDSNETSFAYIYNSRGTYEAKLTVSNANGTDTETATIDVVKKSSSGSSGGGGGGGGSPEPAKNVKVKELAQVFITNGKAIKFDFKNNATCVVYVSFDAKKNAGKTTTIVEELKGKSSLVSALPAGEVYKSFNVWVGNSGYATSKNIENPVICFKVEKAWMEDKSVDQASITLNRYNDKKWEQLPAKISDEDDTYLYFASDVLGFSSFVITGTSEAVSENVIENGTSLETRALQDDGNESKGPETEDEQEGSTTFSDIPPVYGIIGILVLGLICVIIYLKLPK; from the coding sequence ATGAAAAGAGAATTATCTAGTTTATTTATACTGATCCTTTCACTTCAGGTTTTTTCCGGAAGTGCAGCAGCTGCAATAATTTACGTTGATAGTGACGGGTCCGGAAATTACGCGACAGTTCAGGCTGCGTTAGATAATGCGGTTGACGGAGACACCATAATCGTGAGGCCTGGAAATTATAATGAAGATCTTGCTGTTGATGTCTCTGTAACCCTTAATGGTTCATCCGGGTATCCTACTGTAGGCAAAATCGAAGTTAATCGGCAGTCGCAAATCTCCGGACTCACGATCACAGGGGGAGTCCGTTTTGAGCAGGCTGGCATGTCCTGTATAATCAGGAACAATAAATTCGATGAATGTGGCGTAAGTATAGGCAATAACTACGCTTATGGGAATCAAACAATAATTGATAATCTTTTTACAGACAGCCCGACTGGTGTATTTACATATGACAGTATTTATAACAAAATTACCGGAAACACGTTTCAGAACTGCCACACAGGGATAGAACTTACGTACGGTGGAGGCCTCCATGTTGTCAAAGATAACACTTTCCAGGACTGCGATGTAGGTGTACGCTTAATCGATGACTCTGCTACAATATATAATAATTATTTTAGTAGTGATATCAACCTGGAGCTGGAGGACGACGGAGATGCCCGGTTAAATACTACAAAGACCACAGGTACGAACATTATAGACGGCCCATACATCGGGGGGAATTTCTGGGGCTCTCCCTCAGGAGACGGTTTCTCTCAAATCCACCTGGACACAAACGGCGACGGGATTGCAGAAGAGGAATACCAGGTCGATGAAGGTGTAATTGACTACCTGCCTCTGGTAACTCCCCGGACGGAACCCGAACCGGTTCTTCCGGTCGCAAATTTCCAGGCAAATACAACTCGTGGACATGCCCCTCTTTCGGTTCTCTTTACCGACCTTTCGGAGAATGCAGATTCATGGAACTGGGACTTTGACAACAACGGACAGCCTGACTCTACTGTCCAAAATCCGATATATGTGTATGAAGTTCCGGGAGCTTATACCGTTAACCTGACGGTTAGCAATGCAAACGGCACGGATACCGAAACTGCTGTGATTACCGTGCTGGAAGAAGAACTTCCTGTTCTTCCCGTAGCAAACTTCACATTGAATAAAACCAGCGGTTACTACCCCCTTACGGTCCTCTTCACCGACACTTCACAGAATGCAACTTCGAGAAGCTGGGATGTTAATGGTGACGGAGTCGAGGACTCTAATGAAACAAGCTTTGCTTATATTTACAATTCCAAAGGGACTTACGAAGCCAAACTGACGGTTAGCAATGCAAATGGCACGGATACCGAAACTGCTGTGATTACCGTGCTGGAAGAAGAAATTCCTATTCTTCCCGTAGCAAACTTCACATTGAATAAAACCAGTGGTTACTACCCGCTTGCTGTTCTCTTTACCGACCTTTCGGAGAATGCAACCTCGAGAATCTGGGATGTTAATGGTGACGGAGTCGAGGACTCTGATGAAACAAGCTTTGCTTATATTTACAATTCCAGAGGGACTTACGAAGCCAAACTGACCGTTAGCAATGCAAACGGCACGGATACCGAAACTGCTGTGATTACCGTGCTGGAAGAAGAACTTCCTGTTCTTCCCGTAGCAAACTTCACATTGAATAAAACCAGCGGTTACTACCCCCTTACGGTTCTCTTTACCGACCTTTCGGAGAATGCAGATTCATGGAGCTGGGACTTTGACAACAACGGACAGCCTGACTCTACTGTCCAAAATCCGATATATGTGTATGAAGTTCCGGGAGCTTATACCGTTAACCTGACGGTTAGCAATGCAAACGGCACGGATACCGAAACCGCTGTGATTACCGTGCTGGATGAAGAAATTCCTATTCTTCCCGTAGCAAACTTCACATTGAATAAAACCAGCGGCTATTACCCCCTTACGGTCCTCTTCACCGACACTTCACAGAATGCAACTTCGAGAAGCTGGGATGTTAATGGTGACGGAGTCGAGGACTCTAATGAAACAAGCTTTGCTTATATTTACAATTCCAGAGGGACTTATGAAGCCAAACTGACCGTTAGCAATGCAAACGGCACGGATACCGAAACTGCAACTATAGATGTTGTGAAAAAAAGTAGTAGTGGAAGCAGCGGAGGGGGCGGAGGAGGCGGGGGCTCTCCTGAACCTGCAAAGAATGTTAAAGTAAAGGAGCTTGCCCAGGTCTTCATCACAAATGGAAAGGCTATAAAATTTGATTTTAAGAATAATGCAACCTGTGTCGTGTATGTGAGTTTCGATGCAAAGAAGAATGCAGGCAAGACCACAACCATTGTTGAGGAATTAAAGGGTAAATCCTCACTTGTTTCCGCACTTCCTGCCGGAGAGGTCTACAAATCCTTTAATGTCTGGGTAGGAAATTCCGGATACGCAACCTCAAAGAATATCGAAAACCCTGTCATCTGTTTCAAGGTTGAAAAGGCCTGGATGGAAGATAAAAGCGTGGATCAGGCTTCAATTACCCTCAACAGGTACAATGACAAAAAGTGGGAGCAACTGCCCGCCAAAATCTCAGATGAAGATGATACGTATTTATATTTCGCATCCGACGTCCTGGGCTTCTCTTCCTTTGTAATAACAGGGACTTCAGAAGCTGTTTCTGAAAATGTAATTGAAAACGGGACTTCTCTGGAAACCCGGGCCCTGCAGGATGACGGGAATGAAAGTAAGGGTCCGGAAACGGAGGACGAGCAGGAAGGGAGTACAACATTCTCTGATATCCCTCCGGTCTATGGGATAATCGGTATACTCGTTTTAGGCCTGATATGTGTGATCATTTATCTAAAGCTCCCAAAATAA
- a CDS encoding UPF0228 family protein, which produces MNIRFEDGASESEVKAVLENHNMTTNYSIDCNTGSVGNKYYIMVDKDNLDIRRELRKGMEKENKDWIISSSATGIRKGDSYVIAVSEQAVNDEKFLSILNKYDTKVKKFVWCYISFEKPDGSRYWIPEEDAVKMKNELENNESIFTVSIDYINDQ; this is translated from the coding sequence ATGAACATCCGATTCGAAGACGGAGCTTCCGAATCGGAAGTTAAAGCTGTTCTTGAAAACCATAACATGACTACGAACTATAGCATAGATTGCAACACGGGTTCTGTGGGAAACAAATACTACATTATGGTAGACAAAGATAATCTGGATATAAGACGCGAATTGAGAAAAGGGATGGAGAAAGAGAATAAAGATTGGATTATATCTTCTTCTGCTACTGGCATCAGAAAAGGAGATTCTTACGTAATCGCGGTATCCGAACAGGCTGTCAATGATGAAAAGTTTCTTTCGATACTGAATAAATATGACACTAAGGTGAAAAAGTTCGTCTGGTGCTATATTAGCTTTGAAAAGCCGGATGGATCCAGGTATTGGATTCCAGAGGAAGATGCAGTCAAAATGAAAAATGAGCTCGAAAATAATGAAAGTATTTTTACCGTATCTATTGACTACATTAATGATCAGTAA
- the hdrA gene encoding ferredoxin:CoB-CoM heterodisulfide reductase subunit HdrA encodes MTDGMTDGLNKAAVFICHCSGNISEHVDIDAVKKTLKAEGISVFDYEYMCSSQGQALIKKKIVEGSLDRVVIGSCTPSKHGTLFKKCIQETGLNRAGLEIANLREQCAWVHPDRTGATEKALSLLRAKLKRLENVEPLDEIKVDIAQQALVIGGGIAGITAALNLADNGVSTVLVENNSSIGGQMAKIGKIFSPDKLAEECAMCSLSPLMNEVAAHPKITLLTRTEVESLSGSAGNFTIRLRKKPRYVKDSCTACGRCSRVCPVQVEDEFNCGHMDKKAISLRFSQSVPKIYCIDPDYCLQLNGEACGKCADACKNEAIDFSQKEEIVELNVGAVVVATGFEEYDVSQKPQYGYGIFENVLTQMELARVLGINGPTKGELLRVSDFSKASSDPTPATCDSRCEDSSDESQGTDTPKRIVMIQCVGSRDEKEGGNRYCSRYCCMAALKHASLIKKKHPETEITICYIDVRAFGFYENYYRAVQETGVNFVRGRPAEVIEKPDKSLVVRVEDTLDQKMRELPADLVVLSAAMVPSPGTRKIASVLNLSQDESGFIKERHSKLKPVDSSLDGIFVCGTAQSPKDVTDTIAQAGLAAVRARAFITDSPKVLDNEIATINQLLCTRCGECLKCPFDALSVNESGRVVLDPLICTGCGYCTKLCGEGAVQIAGFTKLQLKAEMEGVLEEGDVLGFVNSGIASLTCDNIGNSVLTYPSNVKLIKVPTGLVVDRDLVLHAFRHGASSVLFVEDPPDNPRAEVIYPLTVSHFEELKEELGDSGNRIYFKKAYVPNTKGLAGTFTSLAREGEMIR; translated from the coding sequence ATGACTGATGGGATGACTGACGGGCTGAACAAAGCTGCCGTATTTATCTGCCACTGCAGCGGGAATATTTCCGAACATGTTGATATTGATGCCGTGAAAAAAACCCTTAAGGCAGAAGGGATTTCGGTTTTTGATTATGAGTACATGTGCTCAAGTCAGGGACAGGCTCTTATTAAAAAGAAGATTGTGGAGGGGAGCCTGGACAGGGTGGTAATAGGTTCATGCACTCCATCCAAACACGGTACTCTCTTTAAAAAGTGCATACAGGAAACCGGTTTGAACAGGGCAGGGCTTGAAATTGCAAATCTCAGGGAACAATGTGCCTGGGTGCACCCTGACCGGACCGGAGCTACAGAAAAAGCTCTTTCCCTCCTGAGGGCCAAACTCAAACGCCTGGAAAATGTAGAGCCCCTGGATGAAATCAAAGTCGATATCGCTCAGCAGGCCCTTGTTATCGGTGGGGGAATAGCAGGAATTACGGCTGCACTGAACCTTGCAGATAACGGAGTTTCCACTGTTCTTGTTGAGAATAACTCAAGCATAGGCGGGCAGATGGCAAAAATCGGGAAGATATTTTCCCCGGACAAGCTTGCTGAAGAATGTGCAATGTGCTCTCTCAGTCCTCTGATGAATGAGGTTGCAGCCCACCCGAAAATTACACTTTTGACCCGGACCGAAGTTGAAAGCCTGAGCGGGAGCGCAGGAAACTTTACGATCAGGCTAAGGAAAAAGCCAAGATACGTCAAAGACAGCTGTACGGCATGCGGGAGGTGCAGCCGGGTCTGTCCAGTCCAGGTTGAAGACGAGTTCAACTGCGGACATATGGACAAAAAGGCAATTTCTCTTCGCTTCTCCCAGTCAGTCCCCAAGATCTACTGTATTGATCCCGATTATTGCCTTCAGCTGAATGGTGAAGCCTGCGGAAAATGTGCGGATGCCTGTAAAAACGAAGCAATTGACTTTTCCCAGAAGGAAGAGATCGTTGAACTTAACGTGGGGGCAGTTGTTGTTGCCACCGGGTTTGAGGAGTATGACGTCTCCCAGAAACCCCAGTACGGATACGGGATTTTCGAAAACGTGCTGACCCAGATGGAACTTGCCAGAGTTCTTGGCATCAATGGCCCTACAAAAGGAGAACTCCTGAGAGTCTCAGATTTCAGCAAAGCTTCCAGCGATCCTACCCCTGCAACCTGTGATTCAAGGTGCGAAGATTCATCTGATGAATCCCAAGGTACCGACACGCCAAAAAGAATAGTCATGATCCAGTGTGTGGGATCAAGGGATGAAAAAGAAGGGGGAAACCGCTACTGTTCCAGATACTGCTGCATGGCAGCTCTGAAACATGCAAGCCTGATTAAGAAAAAACATCCGGAAACGGAAATCACGATTTGCTACATTGATGTCAGGGCTTTTGGTTTCTATGAAAATTATTACCGCGCAGTTCAGGAGACCGGAGTCAACTTTGTGCGGGGAAGGCCTGCCGAAGTTATTGAAAAGCCGGATAAGAGCCTTGTTGTAAGAGTCGAGGATACCCTTGACCAGAAAATGAGGGAACTTCCTGCCGACCTTGTTGTGCTTTCCGCAGCAATGGTGCCTTCTCCCGGGACCAGGAAAATTGCCAGTGTGCTGAACCTGAGCCAGGATGAAAGCGGCTTTATCAAGGAAAGGCACTCCAAGCTGAAACCCGTGGACAGTTCCCTTGACGGAATCTTTGTCTGCGGCACTGCCCAGAGCCCCAAGGACGTTACCGATACCATTGCCCAGGCAGGACTTGCAGCCGTAAGGGCAAGGGCTTTCATTACGGACAGCCCGAAGGTGCTGGATAATGAAATTGCGACCATTAACCAGTTGCTCTGCACGCGCTGCGGAGAATGCCTTAAATGCCCCTTCGATGCCCTCTCCGTAAATGAGAGCGGAAGGGTAGTGCTTGACCCGCTTATCTGCACAGGCTGCGGATACTGTACCAAGCTCTGCGGAGAAGGAGCCGTCCAGATCGCAGGCTTTACGAAACTCCAGCTGAAAGCCGAGATGGAGGGTGTGCTCGAAGAAGGGGATGTGCTCGGCTTTGTAAACAGCGGGATTGCTTCCCTTACCTGTGACAATATCGGTAACAGTGTGCTTACTTACCCTTCGAATGTCAAATTGATAAAGGTCCCGACCGGCCTTGTAGTGGACAGAGACCTGGTGCTGCACGCCTTCAGGCACGGGGCGTCTTCTGTCCTTTTTGTAGAGGACCCACCAGACAACCCGAGGGCTGAGGTGATATATCCTCTTACTGTCAGCCACTTTGAGGAACTCAAAGAGGAACTTGGAGATTCAGGAAACCGGATCTATTTCAAAAAAGCATATGTTCCGAACACAAAAGGGCTTGCAGGAACTTTCACCAGCCTTGCCCGGGAAGGAGAGATGATAAGATGA
- a CDS encoding transcriptional regulator: MVDESGLALETTDITTEIPIMGSNEYEMIELFRKINVSRPIALTLACLAKGREISSQSIEMVSGLRQPEVSVAMRYLRENNWVDIREEKKSKGKGRPIKLYRLTVPMDCIVSKIEEEIIAESKLVLRNIERLKHIA, from the coding sequence ATGGTAGATGAAAGTGGTTTAGCTTTAGAAACTACTGACATAACGACCGAGATCCCCATCATGGGATCAAACGAATATGAAATGATTGAATTGTTTAGAAAGATCAACGTCAGCAGGCCAATTGCTCTTACCCTTGCCTGCCTTGCAAAAGGGAGAGAAATCTCTTCCCAGAGCATCGAGATGGTATCTGGCCTGAGACAGCCGGAAGTCAGTGTTGCGATGCGGTACCTCCGCGAAAACAACTGGGTTGACATCCGGGAAGAAAAGAAATCAAAAGGTAAAGGCAGACCGATCAAGCTGTACAGGCTTACAGTCCCCATGGACTGCATAGTCAGCAAGATCGAAGAAGAAATCATAGCCGAAAGCAAACTTGTGCTGAGGAACATCGAACGCCTGAAGCACATTGCCTGA
- the hdrC gene encoding ferredoxin:CoB-CoM heterodisulfide reductase subunit HdrC, translated as MIPYVKMMPYVNEYDTPECKTLAETAKKSIRTPESLGLDRCIQCGACTASCPAARFTDYSPRQIVKKVLENDRSVLESEMIWSCFYCYSCNLRCPRNNSPVTIVQVLRQMAINEGIRVEKLAYFLEIGEHLGENGASKVPGAGIKNMEKDLGERWIGIKRKLEPIRSELGLSARDVRNTHGEVQAILESTGYFEREKWIKARVQEKGIRGFLKTDRTGTSCTEKKKNSGDLGFESDREYTGQEALTV; from the coding sequence ATGATACCATATGTAAAGATGATGCCATATGTAAACGAATACGATACCCCGGAGTGTAAAACTCTTGCAGAGACCGCAAAGAAAAGTATCCGAACCCCTGAGTCCCTCGGACTGGACCGCTGTATCCAGTGCGGAGCCTGCACTGCTTCCTGTCCTGCAGCCCGGTTTACGGACTACAGCCCCCGACAGATCGTAAAAAAAGTGCTCGAAAATGATCGCAGTGTGCTTGAATCCGAAATGATCTGGTCCTGCTTCTACTGCTATTCCTGCAATTTGCGCTGTCCCAGGAACAACAGCCCCGTAACAATCGTGCAGGTTCTCCGGCAGATGGCTATCAACGAAGGAATCAGGGTTGAAAAGCTTGCCTATTTCCTTGAGATCGGAGAGCACCTCGGAGAAAACGGAGCCAGCAAGGTTCCGGGCGCTGGCATCAAAAACATGGAAAAAGACCTTGGAGAACGCTGGATTGGAATTAAAAGGAAGCTGGAACCAATACGTTCCGAACTTGGGCTCAGTGCCAGGGATGTCAGGAACACCCATGGAGAGGTTCAGGCTATTCTTGAGAGCACGGGCTATTTCGAAAGGGAAAAGTGGATCAAAGCAAGGGTCCAGGAAAAGGGAATCCGGGGTTTTCTGAAGACGGACCGCACAGGGACATCCTGCACTGAAAAGAAGAAAAACAGCGGAGACTTAGGCTTTGAAAGCGATAGAGAGTATACCGGACAGGAAGCTCTTACTGTTTAA